A window from Shimia isoporae encodes these proteins:
- a CDS encoding GAF domain-containing hybrid sensor histidine kinase/response regulator has product MKRPLSATQEQYHMVMHAQPNSDTAEPASVEIEHVSTPPSGRADAAGTAAAFDNLTALARQVVGAKFAVLSITPESVLDLDIKSAAGLPPHVLAKAAGGLKNCPCRHVQETNAPLMIHDINDAIHTELHSSLCELEVTAYLGVPVYLSDGTPAGSLAVMEDSPRKWTDADLKTLEQLAHCVDDQLAFKQALHAAEEAEERAQEAADAREQFLAHMAHEIRTPLNGIMGSVDVLASMADYDDPNGDFTRMLQTVDQSTQGLLRILNDALDIAKIDAGKLELDETPFDLCELGNEVTKLFSVTAESKGIRLLCDWDHVEDGEMRFGDGFRLRQILNNLLSNAIKFTDEGDVRVTITGGQDDILLTVKDSGCGMTQAQMDSIFDAYTQADKTVARRKGGTGLGLSIVRNLVQLMDGQIAVSGEVGKGTRFDVRLPMPVHEFEPLPDLPTFSPEDVFIGARVLVADDSPVNRLVLGKLLNGLQAEVVMAENGKETMERAAEGGFDWLLIDINMPDMNGDQVVRALRESGILSNLAKPCRVVAVTANVFPEQIASYLDAGFDACLGKPLRRDDLVALAMQHQF; this is encoded by the coding sequence ATGAAACGGCCGCTCAGCGCCACCCAAGAGCAGTATCACATGGTCATGCACGCCCAACCCAATTCGGACACGGCAGAACCCGCTTCGGTGGAAATTGAACACGTATCCACGCCCCCTTCCGGACGAGCTGACGCCGCCGGCACGGCGGCAGCCTTCGACAATCTGACGGCACTGGCTAGGCAGGTTGTCGGCGCAAAGTTTGCCGTACTGTCCATCACTCCAGAAAGCGTCCTTGATCTGGACATCAAGAGCGCCGCCGGCCTGCCACCGCACGTTCTGGCCAAAGCGGCAGGTGGTTTAAAAAACTGCCCTTGCCGCCATGTTCAGGAAACCAACGCGCCCTTGATGATCCACGACATCAACGACGCTATTCATACGGAACTCCATTCCAGCCTTTGCGAACTAGAGGTCACCGCCTATCTTGGCGTTCCGGTTTATCTTTCAGATGGCACTCCGGCAGGCAGCCTCGCTGTAATGGAAGACAGCCCAAGGAAATGGACGGACGCTGATCTGAAAACACTCGAGCAGCTTGCCCATTGCGTGGACGATCAGCTCGCCTTCAAGCAAGCGCTGCACGCAGCCGAAGAAGCCGAAGAACGCGCGCAGGAAGCTGCCGACGCGCGCGAACAGTTTCTTGCTCACATGGCCCACGAAATCCGGACGCCTCTGAACGGGATTATGGGCTCCGTTGATGTGCTGGCATCGATGGCAGACTATGACGATCCGAATGGCGACTTCACCCGCATGCTCCAAACAGTGGACCAATCCACCCAAGGTCTTCTGCGCATTCTGAATGACGCGTTGGACATTGCAAAAATCGACGCTGGCAAACTCGAGCTTGACGAGACCCCGTTCGATCTGTGCGAACTGGGCAACGAAGTCACCAAACTCTTTTCCGTGACCGCGGAATCCAAAGGCATCAGGCTCCTGTGTGATTGGGATCATGTAGAAGACGGAGAGATGCGGTTTGGAGACGGCTTCCGCCTGCGCCAAATTCTCAACAACCTGCTCTCGAATGCCATTAAATTCACTGACGAAGGCGACGTGCGCGTGACGATCACCGGTGGTCAGGACGACATCCTTTTGACGGTAAAGGACAGCGGCTGCGGTATGACGCAGGCTCAGATGGACTCGATCTTTGACGCCTATACTCAAGCCGACAAAACCGTAGCGCGTCGCAAAGGCGGTACTGGTCTCGGCCTGTCGATTGTGCGCAACCTCGTGCAACTCATGGACGGCCAGATCGCCGTTTCCGGAGAAGTTGGCAAGGGCACTCGCTTCGATGTGCGGCTTCCAATGCCGGTGCATGAGTTTGAACCCCTACCAGACCTTCCGACCTTCTCTCCAGAAGACGTCTTCATTGGTGCACGCGTCCTTGTCGCTGACGACAGCCCCGTCAACCGACTTGTTCTTGGCAAATTGCTGAACGGCCTACAGGCCGAGGTCGTCATGGCCGAAAATGGCAAGGAAACCATGGAACGCGCAGCGGAGGGCGGATTTGACTGGCTGCTGATCGACATCAACATGCCAGACATGAACGGCGATCAGGTTGTCCGTGCCTTGCGCGAATCCGGCATCCTGAGCAATCTCGCCAAACCCTGTCGCGTTGTCGCGGTGACGGCCAACGTCTTCCCCGAACAGATCGCATCATATCTGGACGCCGGATTTGATGCCTGCCTCGGTAAGCCGCTACGTCGCGACGATCTTGTCGCCTTGGCCATGCAGCACCAGTTCTGA
- the proS gene encoding proline--tRNA ligase yields MRLSRYFLPVLKETPAEAQIVSHRLMLRAGMIKQSAAGIYSWLPLGFKVLRKIENIVHEEQIRAGHIPMQMPTLQSADLWRESGRYDAYGEEMLRITDRQDREMLYTPTAEELITDIFRSNVSSYKDLPLTMYQIQWKFRDEIRPRFGVMRGREFYMKDGYNFDLTKEDALHAYNRHLVSYLRTYERMGLQAIPMRADSGPIGGDDTHEFLVLADTGESEVFYDSAVTDLTFGDREIDYDSVEQCQGVLEEFTSKYARTDETHDEALFNEIPEERRRTARGIEVGQIFYFGTKYSEAMGATVQTADGQKVPVHMGSHGIGVSRLLGAIIEASHDENGIIWPEGVTPFHAGIVNLKQGDEEADAACEALEKALVAAGLEPLYDDRKERAGGKFATMDLIGLPWRITVGPRGLKNGVVELTSRRTGESEELAPEAAVAKLIEIYADHRVIGL; encoded by the coding sequence ATGCGCCTGAGCCGCTATTTCCTGCCTGTGTTGAAAGAAACGCCTGCCGAGGCACAGATTGTCAGCCACCGTTTGATGTTGCGGGCTGGCATGATCAAGCAGTCCGCAGCGGGGATCTATTCCTGGCTGCCGCTGGGGTTCAAGGTGCTGCGCAAGATCGAAAACATCGTACATGAGGAACAGATCCGCGCCGGTCACATCCCGATGCAAATGCCGACGTTGCAAAGCGCGGACCTTTGGCGCGAAAGCGGCCGTTATGACGCGTATGGCGAGGAAATGCTGCGCATCACCGACCGCCAGGATCGGGAGATGCTCTACACCCCTACGGCGGAGGAGCTGATCACAGATATTTTCCGCTCCAACGTGTCGTCCTACAAAGACCTGCCGCTGACAATGTACCAGATCCAATGGAAATTCCGCGATGAGATCCGTCCGCGTTTCGGCGTTATGCGCGGTCGTGAGTTCTATATGAAGGACGGTTACAATTTCGACCTGACCAAAGAGGATGCGTTGCACGCTTATAACCGTCACCTGGTCAGTTATCTGCGCACGTACGAGCGTATGGGCCTTCAGGCTATTCCGATGCGGGCTGACTCCGGCCCGATTGGCGGCGATGACACTCATGAGTTCCTTGTGTTGGCCGATACCGGTGAGAGCGAAGTCTTCTACGACAGCGCTGTCACTGATCTGACTTTCGGCGACCGTGAGATCGACTACGACAGTGTCGAACAGTGCCAAGGGGTGCTGGAAGAATTCACGTCCAAATATGCGCGGACCGACGAGACGCATGACGAAGCGCTGTTTAATGAGATTCCCGAAGAACGTCGCCGTACCGCGCGTGGGATCGAAGTGGGACAGATCTTCTATTTTGGTACGAAGTATTCCGAGGCGATGGGGGCAACAGTTCAAACCGCCGACGGGCAAAAGGTTCCTGTTCACATGGGAAGCCACGGGATCGGCGTGAGCCGACTGCTGGGAGCGATCATCGAAGCGAGCCATGATGAGAATGGCATCATCTGGCCGGAAGGTGTGACGCCGTTCCATGCGGGTATCGTCAACCTCAAACAAGGTGATGAAGAAGCCGACGCTGCTTGTGAAGCGCTGGAAAAGGCATTGGTCGCCGCCGGTCTTGAACCGCTTTATGATGACCGCAAGGAGCGCGCAGGCGGGAAATTTGCCACCATGGACCTCATTGGTTTGCCTTGGCGCATCACCGTCGGCCCACGTGGTTTGAAGAATGGCGTTGTCGAACTAACGTCTCGTCGGACCGGAGAAAGCGAAGAGTTGGCGCCGGAAGCTGCGGTCGCAAAACTGATCGAAATTTACGCCGATCATCGTGTAATCGGGCTCTGA
- a CDS encoding MerR family transcriptional regulator translates to MRIGVLAAKTGVSRDALRFYEREGLISADRHQNGYRDYPDGVVVLVGLIRQAQALGFSLAEIGALLKGLGSGLSQTEIEAILREKLAEIDARMKTLGELRAVVETRLAEACPLGVGNL, encoded by the coding sequence ATGCGCATTGGTGTTTTGGCGGCAAAGACCGGCGTTAGCCGGGATGCGTTGCGGTTCTATGAGCGTGAAGGTTTGATTTCTGCAGACAGGCATCAGAATGGTTACAGGGATTATCCGGACGGCGTCGTTGTTCTGGTCGGGTTGATCCGTCAGGCGCAGGCACTCGGATTTTCGCTGGCCGAAATTGGCGCTTTGTTAAAAGGGCTGGGAAGCGGGCTGTCGCAAACGGAGATCGAAGCGATCTTGCGCGAAAAGCTGGCAGAAATTGACGCGCGCATGAAGACGCTGGGCGAACTGCGTGCGGTAGTGGAGACGCGGTTGGCGGAGGCCTGTCCGCTTGGGGTGGGGAACCTCTAA
- a CDS encoding alcohol dehydrogenase catalytic domain-containing protein, with the protein MRAIAFDPSSDRFSLRDLPVPAVSDGEVRVKVAACGLNPVDAKIDLWKDAAVDMSDTWVGGLDVSGTIDAVGAGVTEWRVGDRVLYHGNMFRPNGGFAEFATHKAATLVAHPDLPSATAAATPCTGWTAWRAMLDKLRVAKDMPIFINGAGAVGLFAIQIARMVGAHPIIATCSENTDSAARASGATHTINYRTTPNIPEAVRAICPDGVARAFDTVGMGGDILAAQCLGYEGEMLALVDEVRPSSYPEPFMQGLSFHQLSLGSGHRNGPQGEMTLLRAGHDFNAAFTRGDLTVPSFRTVAFEDMPARLSEIRTGRPSAKFVLEP; encoded by the coding sequence ATGCGCGCCATCGCATTTGATCCTTCCAGCGACCGCTTTTCCCTTCGCGATCTCCCTGTTCCCGCCGTGTCTGACGGCGAAGTACGTGTCAAAGTCGCTGCCTGCGGTCTTAATCCCGTGGATGCCAAGATTGACCTATGGAAAGACGCTGCCGTGGATATGTCCGACACTTGGGTTGGCGGGCTCGATGTTTCTGGCACGATCGATGCCGTCGGCGCAGGCGTCACCGAATGGCGAGTCGGAGACCGCGTTCTTTACCACGGCAACATGTTTCGCCCGAATGGCGGTTTTGCCGAGTTTGCCACCCACAAGGCTGCAACGCTGGTTGCGCATCCGGATTTGCCTTCGGCAACTGCCGCGGCAACACCTTGTACGGGATGGACTGCCTGGCGTGCCATGCTAGATAAGCTGCGCGTCGCCAAAGACATGCCCATTTTTATCAATGGCGCGGGTGCCGTCGGCCTTTTCGCGATTCAAATTGCGCGCATGGTTGGTGCACATCCAATCATCGCAACCTGTTCGGAAAACACAGATTCTGCCGCGCGAGCATCCGGCGCGACCCACACAATAAACTACCGCACAACGCCAAACATTCCCGAAGCCGTACGCGCCATTTGCCCCGACGGCGTCGCTCGGGCATTTGATACAGTTGGCATGGGGGGAGATATCCTCGCGGCTCAGTGCCTTGGCTACGAAGGCGAAATGCTTGCACTCGTGGATGAAGTTCGCCCGTCCTCTTACCCGGAGCCGTTCATGCAAGGCCTGAGCTTTCACCAGTTGTCCCTCGGTTCCGGCCACCGCAATGGCCCTCAAGGCGAGATGACGCTCTTGCGCGCAGGTCATGACTTCAACGCGGCATTCACGCGCGGAGACCTTACAGTGCCGTCGTTCCGGACCGTCGCCTTCGAGGACATGCCGGCACGTTTATCTGAAATACGCACCGGTCGTCCGTCCGCGAAATTCGTGTTGGAGCCTTAG
- a CDS encoding lipoprotein-releasing ABC transporter permease subunit, with translation MAGTTAPFSRFEWMIAWRYLRARKAEGGVSTMTWISLIGITLAVFALIATLAVRAGFRAEFVDTILGANAHVTVYQTGEVSEATGRIDRSISEYEAMAERLRNVEGVTRAAPLVKGQVMANLRQRNAGVEVFGIRAENLAELPRIADPETSDGDIARFEEGIAIGSGVARELGVMVGDKIKIISPNGVKTAFGTSPRINAYEVVYIFSAGRYDIDRTRVYLPFAEAQAFFNREGVADEIEVMITAPEEVEKMLVPLMQAGGDRALVWTWKDASGGFLRALEVEDNVMFIILSILVLIATMNIVSGLIMLVKNKGRDIGILRTVGLTEGSVLRVFFICGAFTGTLGTILGVLLGCLFALYIDPIFSFVNAMMGGGVWDPTIRGIYHLPAKLEMGDVVTAMTLSLGLSFVVTIFPARRAARMNPVEALRYE, from the coding sequence ATGGCAGGCACGACAGCGCCGTTTTCACGTTTTGAATGGATGATCGCCTGGCGGTATTTGCGTGCGCGCAAAGCTGAAGGCGGGGTCAGCACAATGACCTGGATCAGCCTGATTGGCATCACTCTTGCGGTGTTTGCATTGATCGCGACCTTGGCTGTCAGGGCCGGGTTTCGGGCAGAGTTTGTTGACACCATTCTGGGCGCAAATGCCCATGTGACGGTGTATCAGACCGGCGAAGTGAGCGAAGCGACGGGACGGATAGATCGCTCGATTTCCGAATATGAAGCGATGGCTGAGCGGTTGCGTAATGTCGAAGGAGTTACGCGGGCCGCGCCTTTGGTGAAGGGGCAGGTCATGGCGAACCTGCGCCAGAGAAATGCGGGTGTTGAGGTCTTTGGCATTCGGGCAGAGAACCTTGCGGAGTTGCCAAGGATTGCCGATCCGGAGACCAGTGACGGCGATATCGCACGATTCGAAGAGGGGATTGCGATTGGCAGTGGCGTGGCGAGAGAATTGGGCGTCATGGTCGGGGACAAAATTAAGATCATCTCTCCGAACGGTGTAAAGACGGCTTTTGGAACTTCGCCACGGATCAATGCTTACGAGGTGGTCTATATCTTCAGCGCGGGGCGCTATGACATTGATCGCACACGGGTCTATTTGCCTTTTGCCGAAGCTCAGGCGTTTTTCAACCGCGAAGGGGTTGCTGACGAGATCGAGGTGATGATCACCGCACCGGAAGAGGTGGAGAAGATGCTTGTACCGTTGATGCAGGCGGGTGGCGATCGCGCGCTGGTGTGGACTTGGAAAGATGCATCGGGCGGGTTTCTGCGAGCTCTTGAAGTGGAAGACAACGTGATGTTCATCATTCTGTCGATCCTCGTTCTGATCGCGACAATGAACATTGTGTCGGGATTGATTATGCTTGTGAAAAACAAGGGGCGCGATATCGGAATTTTGCGCACGGTTGGTTTGACCGAAGGTTCGGTGTTGCGCGTATTTTTCATCTGTGGCGCCTTCACCGGCACTCTCGGAACAATACTGGGCGTACTGCTTGGATGCCTGTTTGCGCTCTATATCGATCCGATTTTCTCATTTGTGAATGCAATGATGGGCGGCGGCGTCTGGGACCCAACCATACGCGGGATCTATCATTTGCCGGCCAAGTTGGAGATGGGGGACGTCGTGACAGCCATGACGTTGTCATTAGGGTTGTCATTTGTGGTGACAATTTTCCCAGCGCGCCGTGCGGCGCGGATGAACCCGGTAGAGGCGCTGCGTTATGAGTGA
- a CDS encoding ABC transporter ATP-binding protein, whose amino-acid sequence MSDVTLRLNGVEKFYNKGLANEVHVLRGVDLALNAGEMVALVAPSGAGKSTLLHIAGLLDTPDAGEVSVGGDVLSGRTDRRRTNARRRDIGFVYQFHHLLPEFSALENIALPQMANGVAKAAAEIRGLELLGKVGVDHRAGHRPAALSGGEQQRVAFCRALANAPRVMLADEPTGNLDPGTSDQVFEALMELVRGTGLSALVATHNLDLAARMDRVVRLEDGVLVQG is encoded by the coding sequence ATGAGTGATGTCACGTTGCGCCTCAATGGCGTCGAGAAATTTTATAACAAGGGCTTGGCCAACGAAGTGCATGTGCTGCGCGGTGTTGATCTGGCGCTGAATGCGGGCGAGATGGTCGCACTGGTTGCACCTTCCGGCGCAGGTAAATCCACCTTGTTGCACATTGCCGGACTGCTGGACACGCCAGACGCGGGGGAGGTCTCGGTTGGCGGTGACGTGTTGAGCGGCCGGACGGACCGTCGGCGCACAAACGCACGACGTCGCGACATCGGCTTCGTCTATCAATTTCATCATTTGTTGCCTGAATTCAGCGCCTTGGAAAACATAGCCTTGCCGCAGATGGCCAATGGAGTTGCAAAGGCAGCAGCCGAGATCCGTGGCTTGGAGTTGCTTGGCAAAGTCGGGGTCGACCATCGCGCGGGACATCGACCCGCAGCGTTGTCGGGCGGAGAACAGCAGCGGGTGGCCTTTTGTCGGGCTTTGGCAAACGCGCCGCGCGTGATGTTGGCGGACGAGCCCACGGGTAACCTTGATCCCGGGACATCGGATCAGGTGTTTGAGGCGCTAATGGAGCTGGTGCGTGGCACCGGTTTGTCAGCGCTCGTAGCGACACACAATCTTGATCTGGCAGCACGGATGGATCGGGTTGTGCGGCTTGAGGACGGGGTTTTGGTGCAAGGGTGA
- a CDS encoding glutathione S-transferase C-terminal domain-containing protein, with product MTNELSTQEDQSGAAKRRAKGEFVRGVSGFRHAIGDPEFPPEPGRYHLFVSLNCPWCHRVTLARSVLGLQNSISMDVAFPNRTGEDDPVGPNLWEFNPDRVATLTGQGLPECTWETGTGECLRLAKQIYQREGSHEQSVPILYDKVAGRIVNNESAEILRMLDRHAAALGGNQAERTKLLPESIEAEIDALNERVYVAINNGAYKAGFSSDQAVYAKAYDAYFETLAFLEDLLADGRQFLTGAKFTEADLRLFPTLFRHDPVYYVRMKLNGARILDYPHLWRWLCRVYAIEGVAEASSLVHCRQGYFGRSWNGVVPLGPLKPMSYPEAYLHPELSDQGT from the coding sequence ATGACCAATGAATTATCCACTCAGGAAGATCAGTCCGGCGCGGCGAAGCGGCGCGCAAAAGGCGAGTTTGTGCGCGGTGTGAGCGGTTTCCGGCATGCCATCGGTGATCCGGAATTCCCGCCGGAACCGGGACGTTATCATCTTTTCGTTTCCCTGAATTGCCCATGGTGCCATCGCGTTACCTTGGCGCGCTCGGTCCTCGGTTTGCAAAACAGCATTTCCATGGACGTCGCTTTTCCAAACAGGACAGGCGAAGATGATCCGGTAGGGCCAAACCTTTGGGAGTTCAATCCGGACCGGGTGGCGACTTTGACGGGGCAAGGGCTACCGGAATGTACGTGGGAAACCGGTACCGGTGAATGCCTTCGGCTGGCCAAGCAGATATACCAGCGGGAAGGGTCACATGAGCAATCCGTGCCGATCCTTTACGACAAGGTTGCGGGGCGCATTGTGAACAACGAAAGCGCCGAAATATTGAGGATGCTCGATCGGCATGCGGCGGCGCTTGGTGGAAACCAAGCTGAACGAACAAAGCTTTTGCCGGAGTCAATTGAGGCTGAAATCGATGCGCTCAATGAGCGGGTTTATGTTGCGATCAACAACGGAGCCTACAAGGCGGGTTTTTCCTCGGATCAAGCAGTCTATGCCAAGGCTTACGACGCCTATTTCGAAACGCTGGCGTTCCTTGAAGACCTGTTGGCGGACGGACGTCAGTTTCTGACGGGCGCGAAATTCACCGAAGCAGACCTGCGCTTGTTTCCGACCCTCTTCCGGCATGATCCGGTGTATTATGTGAGGATGAAATTGAATGGGGCGCGTATCCTAGATTACCCACATTTGTGGCGGTGGCTGTGCCGCGTTTATGCTATCGAGGGGGTCGCGGAAGCGAGTTCTCTTGTCCATTGCCGGCAAGGGTATTTCGGGCGGTCATGGAACGGGGTGGTGCCACTAGGACCTCTAAAGCCGATGTCTTATCCAGAGGCTTATTTGCATCCCGAACTTTCGGATCAAGGCACGTAG
- a CDS encoding PaaI family thioesterase produces MPLTAADAQAFLPTGFAPWVRALNLTITDISTAGATLTMPITEDLARMGGIISGQALAAMADTAMVFACFGHMDGFKPVATTNLDTQFLRPGTGDTIRCEAEIIRAGKALIFARATMVALPSDKAVATATATFYVP; encoded by the coding sequence ATGCCCCTCACCGCAGCCGACGCCCAAGCGTTTCTACCCACGGGTTTCGCGCCGTGGGTTAGAGCTCTGAATTTGACGATCACCGATATCTCGACCGCTGGCGCCACGCTGACCATGCCCATTACCGAAGACCTCGCCCGTATGGGGGGCATCATTTCTGGACAAGCACTGGCCGCCATGGCGGACACCGCTATGGTCTTCGCCTGCTTTGGTCACATGGACGGTTTCAAACCGGTCGCGACCACCAATCTGGACACACAGTTTCTGCGACCGGGCACTGGTGACACAATTCGTTGCGAGGCCGAAATCATCCGCGCAGGCAAGGCCCTGATCTTTGCTCGTGCCACGATGGTTGCCCTGCCTTCGGACAAAGCCGTCGCAACCGCCACTGCGACATTCTACGTGCCTTGA
- a CDS encoding cold-shock protein, with amino-acid sequence MATGTVKWFNSTKGFGFIAPDGGSKDVFVHISAVERSGLTGLADNQKVTFDIEAGRDGRESATNLALA; translated from the coding sequence ATGGCTACTGGCACCGTAAAATGGTTCAACTCAACCAAAGGTTTTGGCTTCATCGCACCCGACGGCGGCAGCAAAGATGTGTTCGTACACATTTCCGCAGTTGAGCGCTCCGGTCTCACCGGTCTGGCTGACAACCAGAAAGTCACTTTCGACATCGAGGCAGGCCGCGACGGACGCGAATCCGCGACCAATCTCGCCCTGGCATAA
- a CDS encoding DNA-3-methyladenine glycosylase I — translation MRTFDDLFAISAERKGGADALEAMLDKPKSAEDLAQIPEDRWLAQFTKGVFQAGFNWKVIENKWEGFEAAFHGFDVDRCAFMHDEDMDRLMSDKGIVRNGPKIRTVMDNAHFLQSLRDDGGAGRVLGGWPSTDYVGLLEFMKKGGSRIGGNTGQYSLRFLGKDSFILSRDVVARLIAEGVIDKQPTSKSAMKKVQEAFNIWMDQSGRSLTEISRVLATSL, via the coding sequence ATGCGAACTTTCGACGACCTCTTTGCCATTTCCGCCGAGCGCAAAGGCGGTGCCGACGCGCTCGAAGCCATGTTGGACAAACCCAAGTCCGCCGAAGACCTCGCCCAAATCCCCGAGGACCGCTGGCTCGCGCAATTCACCAAAGGCGTGTTTCAAGCGGGCTTCAATTGGAAGGTTATCGAAAACAAATGGGAAGGTTTCGAAGCCGCCTTTCACGGCTTTGACGTCGACCGCTGCGCCTTCATGCATGACGAGGACATGGATCGCCTGATGAGCGACAAGGGCATTGTCCGCAATGGGCCAAAGATCCGCACGGTGATGGACAACGCCCATTTTCTGCAATCCCTGCGCGACGACGGCGGCGCCGGTCGGGTGCTCGGGGGCTGGCCCTCCACAGACTACGTCGGACTATTGGAATTTATGAAGAAAGGCGGCTCAAGGATCGGCGGCAACACGGGTCAATACAGCCTGCGCTTTCTCGGCAAAGACAGCTTTATCTTGTCACGCGATGTGGTCGCCCGCCTGATCGCCGAGGGGGTAATCGACAAGCAACCGACCTCCAAAAGCGCCATGAAAAAGGTTCAGGAAGCCTTCAATATCTGGATGGACCAATCCGGCCGTTCCCTCACCGAAATCAGCCGTGTGCTGGCGACGAGCCTTTGA
- a CDS encoding ATP-dependent Clp protease proteolytic subunit: MNDPFETYMNTLVPMVVEQTSRGERAYDIFSRLLKERIIFLNGPVHDGMSSLIVAQLLHLEAENPSKEISMYINSPGGVVTSGLSIYDTMQYIKPKVSTLVIGQAASMGSLLLTAGEAGMRFSLPNSRVMVHQPSGGYQGQATDIMIHAEETLKLKKRLNEIYVKHTGRTYEEVEAGLERDNFMSPEEAKEWGLIDEIVENRAKGDDEES; the protein is encoded by the coding sequence ATGAACGATCCGTTTGAGACCTATATGAACACCCTCGTGCCCATGGTGGTGGAACAGACCAGCCGTGGCGAACGCGCCTACGATATTTTCTCGCGCCTGCTGAAAGAGCGCATCATTTTCCTCAACGGTCCGGTGCATGACGGTATGTCCTCGCTGATCGTGGCGCAGCTCTTGCATCTTGAGGCGGAAAACCCGTCCAAAGAGATCAGCATGTATATCAACAGCCCGGGTGGCGTGGTGACTTCTGGTCTGTCGATCTACGACACGATGCAATACATCAAACCGAAGGTGAGCACGCTGGTGATTGGTCAGGCGGCCTCAATGGGCTCCTTGCTGCTGACAGCCGGTGAGGCTGGCATGCGCTTCAGCCTGCCAAACTCCCGCGTGATGGTGCACCAGCCGTCCGGTGGCTATCAGGGTCAGGCAACCGACATCATGATCCACGCGGAAGAGACGCTCAAATTGAAGAAGCGCCTGAACGAGATTTACGTGAAGCACACCGGTCGCACCTATGAGGAGGTGGAAGCTGGTCTTGAGCGCGATAACTTCATGAGCCCGGAAGAAGCCAAGGAGTGGGGTTTGATTGACGAGATTGTCGAGAACCGCGCTAAGGGCGACGACGAAGAAAGTTAA